In the Tepidimicrobium xylanilyticum genome, one interval contains:
- a CDS encoding O-methyltransferase, whose product MSQINEEYIEEYIRNIIPSHKGILKELEEYAMKNHIPIIEREVTQLLKVILKVLNPKSILEIGTAIGYSALVMASSTNEDCLITTIERRSDMVKEAEENFKKTKYKDRIRILQGEAEELLPTLNDKYDFIFLDAAKGQYLQFFNDCKRILNNKGIIMSDNVLFKGMVASDDLVVRRKKTIVKRLRKYLEYINNIEGYESCILPIGDGVALTFREE is encoded by the coding sequence TTGAGTCAGATAAATGAGGAATATATTGAGGAATATATAAGGAACATAATCCCAAGTCATAAGGGGATTTTGAAGGAATTAGAAGAATATGCTATGAAAAACCACATTCCTATTATAGAAAGGGAAGTTACTCAATTACTAAAAGTTATATTAAAAGTATTAAATCCTAAAAGTATATTGGAAATAGGAACTGCCATTGGATATTCAGCTTTGGTTATGGCAAGTTCAACCAATGAAGACTGTTTAATAACTACTATAGAGAGAAGATCGGATATGGTAAAAGAAGCTGAAGAGAATTTTAAGAAAACAAAATATAAAGATAGAATTAGAATACTTCAGGGTGAAGCAGAAGAACTTCTTCCAACTTTAAATGATAAATATGATTTTATATTCCTTGATGCAGCAAAGGGGCAGTATCTTCAGTTTTTTAATGACTGTAAAAGGATTTTAAATAATAAAGGGATAATAATGTCGGATAATGTGCTTTTTAAAGGCATGGTCGCTTCAGATGATTTAGTAGTAAGGCGGAAGAAAACAATTGTTAAAAGGTTGAGAAAATATCTGGAATATATAAATAATATAGAGGGTTATGAATCCTGTATATTACCTATTGGAGATGGTGTTGCTTTAACTTTTAGAGAGGAGTGA
- the mltG gene encoding endolytic transglycosylase MltG: MSEIARRKRSKGILYKRIIFLLIIIISLIFIKKYYDNSLLAVSAENPVGIDIEVPVGSSTSKIANILKSNGLIRNETVFKIAVKRSGLEGKLKAGSYALNTSMSVNEIIDVLSKGGRNNNVIRFTIPEGYELGQIAEKLSKEGIVDKERFLALTSDKGNFQDKYPFLMELEEGQSLEGFLYPSTYEIFIGTKEEEIIEKMLDEFIKVFESDVKPNIGSLDFTLNEIVTLASIIEREAKLDEERELISAVFHNRLKVNMPLQSCATVQYILGERKEVLTDKDTQIESVYNTYINLGLPPAPIASPGKNSLIATVKPADVDYLFFRTKEDGTGAHTFTRTYEEHLRAAPKK, from the coding sequence GTGTCTGAAATAGCTAGGAGAAAAAGAAGCAAGGGCATATTGTATAAGAGAATTATTTTTCTTCTGATTATAATAATATCTTTAATATTTATTAAAAAATATTATGACAACAGCCTTTTAGCTGTTTCTGCAGAAAATCCTGTAGGTATAGATATAGAAGTGCCAGTAGGTAGTAGTACTAGTAAAATAGCAAATATACTGAAAAGCAATGGATTAATAAGAAATGAAACAGTTTTTAAAATTGCAGTTAAAAGGAGTGGCCTTGAAGGTAAATTAAAAGCTGGAAGTTATGCATTAAATACTTCCATGAGCGTTAATGAGATAATCGATGTACTTTCTAAGGGTGGAAGAAATAATAATGTAATAAGGTTTACTATACCTGAAGGATATGAATTGGGTCAAATAGCTGAGAAATTGTCCAAGGAAGGTATTGTAGACAAAGAAAGATTTTTAGCTCTAACATCTGATAAAGGAAATTTTCAGGATAAGTACCCATTTTTAATGGAATTAGAAGAAGGACAAAGTTTAGAAGGTTTTTTATATCCATCTACCTATGAAATATTTATTGGCACAAAAGAGGAAGAAATAATTGAGAAAATGCTTGATGAGTTTATAAAAGTATTTGAAAGTGATGTAAAACCTAATATAGGTTCTTTGGATTTTACATTGAATGAAATAGTTACATTAGCATCCATTATAGAGAGAGAAGCTAAGCTTGATGAAGAGAGGGAATTAATTTCGGCTGTATTCCATAATAGATTAAAGGTAAACATGCCATTGCAGTCATGTGCAACAGTCCAATATATATTAGGAGAGAGGAAAGAAGTACTCACGGATAAAGACACTCAAATCGAGTCCGTGTATAATACCTATATAAATTTAGGTTTACCTCCAGCTCCAATAGCATCTCCAGGAAAGAACTCCTTAATTGCTACAGTAAAACCTGCAGATGTAGATTATCTGTTCTTTAGAACTAAAGAAGATGGTACAGGAGCTCATACATTTACAAGAACTTATGAAGAACATTTAAGAGCAGCTCCCAAAAAGTAG
- a CDS encoding QueT transporter family protein has protein sequence MNARYLTKASLIAGIYLLLVLIQIPMGNIAFGPIQLRIAEGLTLLPLVESAAIPGLFIGCLAANFLLASYSSFGLVDILGGSLVTLVAAYLTNKMPNKILGALPPILLNGLIVSIWVSYFTNVPYWFTVLGISLGEMVSIAIFGTLMLTVYNKSIKHVGNDKNC, from the coding sequence ATGAATGCCAGGTACTTAACTAAAGCCAGTCTGATTGCTGGTATTTATTTATTGCTGGTATTAATACAGATACCAATGGGGAATATAGCCTTTGGCCCAATTCAACTTAGAATTGCTGAAGGATTAACTTTATTGCCATTAGTAGAATCTGCAGCGATACCAGGTCTTTTTATTGGATGTTTAGCAGCTAATTTTTTACTAGCATCTTACTCTTCTTTTGGGTTAGTTGATATATTAGGAGGTAGTTTAGTAACATTAGTAGCTGCTTATTTAACTAATAAAATGCCTAATAAAATATTGGGTGCCCTTCCACCTATATTATTGAATGGTCTAATTGTGTCAATTTGGGTGTCCTATTTTACAAATGTACCATATTGGTTTACCGTATTAGGTATCAGTTTGGGAGAAATGGTTTCTATAGCCATTTTTGGAACCTTGATGTTGACAGTTTATAATAAATCCATTAAACATGTTGGAAATGATAAAAATTGTTAA
- a CDS encoding YlbF family regulator: MDNVYDLAHKLARAIRNSEEYKTYLEKKKILDSNEKNKKMVEDFRKKALKLQMDKAAGKEIDRDEIERINKLEEVLMLNPSINEFFHAELRFTQLVEDITKIISNVFDVE; the protein is encoded by the coding sequence ATGGATAATGTTTATGATTTAGCCCATAAATTGGCCCGAGCTATAAGAAATTCTGAAGAATATAAAACTTATTTAGAGAAGAAAAAGATTTTGGATTCTAATGAAAAGAATAAAAAAATGGTGGAAGACTTTAGGAAAAAGGCTTTAAAACTACAAATGGATAAAGCTGCAGGCAAAGAAATAGATAGGGATGAGATTGAAAGGATAAATAAATTAGAAGAAGTTTTAATGCTAAATCCATCCATTAATGAATTTTTTCATGCGGAGTTAAGGTTTACTCAATTAGTAGAGGATATAACTAAAATTATTAGCAATGTATTTGATGTTGAATGA
- a CDS encoding ribonuclease J → MAKKTNKLKIIPLGGLGEIGKNITVFEYKDDIIVVDCGMTFPEDEMLGIDVVIPDITYLLKNKEKIKGIFLTHGHEDHIGGLPYFLGKLNVPVYGTRLTLGLVENKLKEHRLDKVKLIEFQPNNKLKLGSFTIEFIKTSHSIPDSVAIAIYTPVGTVVHTGDFKIDFTPINDNLIDLYKFAELGCKGVLVLLADSTNVERPGYTMSEKTVGDTFNDIFIKAPARIIVATFASNVHRVQQVIDAAELYNRKVVVSGRSMINTINVAYELGYLRIKEGTMIDINDMHKYPSNQIVILTTGSQGEPMSALARMAFSEHRKIELVPDDLVIISASPIPGNEKTIFRVINKLIERGTKVIYESLADVHVSGHACQEELKLIHTLLKPKFFIPVHGEYRHLKRHGELAMELGMPRENIFIANNGSVIEFTKNSGAITHEVPSGNVLVDGLGIGDVGNIVLRDRKHLSEDGLIVVVVTMSKQEGKVIAGPDIVSRGFVYVRESEDLMEEAREVIREVLSECEKKNITDWATLKSSIRDALRSFIFEKIKRNPMILPIIMEV, encoded by the coding sequence GTGGCGAAGAAAACGAACAAGTTAAAGATTATTCCATTAGGCGGATTAGGTGAAATAGGTAAGAATATTACCGTTTTTGAATATAAAGATGACATAATAGTAGTTGACTGTGGCATGACCTTTCCGGAAGATGAAATGTTGGGAATAGATGTTGTGATTCCTGATATTACTTATCTATTGAAGAATAAAGAAAAGATTAAGGGAATCTTTCTAACCCACGGACATGAAGATCATATTGGGGGGTTGCCGTATTTTCTAGGGAAATTGAATGTGCCCGTCTATGGAACTAGGTTAACTTTAGGGTTAGTGGAAAACAAATTAAAAGAACATAGATTAGACAAGGTAAAATTGATTGAATTCCAACCTAATAATAAGCTTAAACTAGGTTCTTTTACGATAGAATTTATAAAGACTAGTCATAGCATACCAGATAGCGTAGCTATTGCAATTTATACCCCTGTAGGGACGGTAGTCCATACTGGTGATTTTAAGATAGATTTTACGCCTATAAATGATAATTTAATAGATTTATACAAATTTGCTGAACTAGGTTGTAAAGGAGTACTAGTCTTATTAGCAGATAGTACAAATGTTGAAAGACCCGGATATACAATGTCGGAAAAAACTGTGGGGGATACTTTTAATGATATATTCATAAAAGCTCCTGCTAGGATAATAGTTGCTACTTTTGCTTCTAATGTTCATAGAGTTCAACAGGTAATTGATGCTGCAGAACTATATAATAGAAAAGTAGTAGTTTCGGGAAGAAGTATGATAAATACTATAAATGTAGCTTATGAATTGGGATATTTAAGGATTAAAGAAGGAACTATGATCGATATCAATGATATGCATAAGTACCCAAGCAATCAGATCGTAATATTGACTACAGGAAGTCAAGGGGAGCCTATGTCTGCATTAGCTAGGATGGCATTTTCAGAGCATAGGAAGATTGAATTGGTTCCCGATGATTTAGTAATTATATCTGCTTCACCAATACCTGGAAATGAAAAAACTATTTTTAGGGTAATAAATAAGTTGATTGAAAGAGGAACTAAGGTCATATACGAATCATTAGCAGATGTACATGTTTCAGGACATGCTTGTCAGGAGGAATTGAAACTAATCCACACCTTATTAAAGCCTAAATTTTTTATACCTGTTCACGGGGAATATAGGCACTTAAAAAGACATGGAGAATTGGCAATGGAATTGGGTATGCCTAGAGAAAATATTTTTATAGCAAATAACGGTTCTGTTATTGAATTTACCAAAAATTCAGGAGCAATAACTCATGAAGTACCTTCAGGTAATGTATTGGTAGATGGTCTTGGAATTGGAGATGTGGGTAATATTGTACTGAGGGATAGAAAACATCTGTCTGAAGATGGCTTGATCGTAGTGGTAGTTACTATGAGTAAACAGGAAGGTAAGGTAATAGCTGGTCCAGATATAGTATCGAGGGGCTTTGTTTATGTAAGGGAATCAGAAGATTTGATGGAAGAAGCAAGAGAAGTAATAAGAGAAGTGTTGTCTGAATGCGAAAAGAAAAATATAACCGATTGGGCGACTCTGAAGTCTAGTATAAGAGATGCACTAAGAAGCTTCATCTTTGAAAAGATAAAGAGGAATCCAATGATTCTACCCATTATTATGGAAGTTTAA
- a CDS encoding Fur family transcriptional regulator, producing the protein MEINMEEMKEKFKEEGYKLTTQRRAILDAIIENHEKHLSPEEVYDIVKAKYPEIGIATVYRTLQLLEKLNIIYRVNFDDGYNRYELCNDSENHQHHHLICLECGKVMEVKLDLLESLEKQIEEQNNFKIINHNVKFFGYCADCQV; encoded by the coding sequence ATGGAAATCAATATGGAAGAAATGAAAGAAAAGTTTAAAGAGGAAGGTTATAAGTTAACTACGCAAAGACGGGCAATTTTAGATGCAATTATTGAAAATCATGAAAAACATTTAAGTCCAGAAGAAGTATATGATATTGTAAAGGCTAAGTATCCTGAGATTGGTATTGCCACAGTATATAGGACTTTGCAATTGCTTGAAAAATTGAATATTATCTATAGGGTTAATTTTGATGATGGTTATAACAGATATGAGCTATGTAATGATTCGGAAAACCATCAGCATCATCACTTAATATGCCTAGAATGTGGAAAAGTAATGGAGGTCAAACTAGACCTATTGGAAAGCTTAGAAAAACAGATTGAAGAACAAAACAATTTTAAAATAATTAACCATAATGTAAAGTTTTTTGGATACTGTGCGGATTGCCAAGTATGA
- a CDS encoding DUF1292 domain-containing protein: MTERITLLDEMGNKVEFQVLATFGLDDSEYAALLPVNDLKSSTYLLRIEYDDDGGIILVGIDNDEELKDVIEAYEEIQKERLQ, encoded by the coding sequence ATGACTGAAAGAATTACATTATTGGATGAAATGGGAAATAAAGTTGAATTCCAGGTATTGGCTACCTTTGGATTAGATGACTCAGAATATGCAGCTTTACTACCAGTAAATGATTTGAAGTCCTCAACTTATTTATTGAGAATAGAATATGATGATGATGGAGGAATAATTCTGGTAGGTATTGATAACGATGAAGAGTTGAAGGATGTTATTGAAGCTTATGAGGAGATTCAAAAAGAGAGATTACAGTAA
- the ruvX gene encoding Holliday junction resolvase RuvX codes for MERIMGLDIGDKTIGVAISDPLLLTAQGLKTIRRESYKKDIDEIKELINEYNVTKLVIGLPKNMNNTIGVQGEKVLKFVDKLKGKVDIEIVLQDERLTTVAAERILLEGDVSRKNRKKVIDKVAATYILQNYLDRK; via the coding sequence ATGGAAAGGATAATGGGATTAGATATAGGAGATAAAACTATTGGTGTAGCTATTAGCGATCCTTTACTATTAACGGCTCAAGGGTTAAAAACCATTAGAAGGGAAAGTTATAAAAAGGATATAGATGAGATCAAGGAATTAATTAACGAATACAATGTAACGAAATTAGTTATCGGTTTGCCAAAGAATATGAATAATACCATTGGGGTACAGGGAGAAAAGGTCTTGAAATTTGTTGATAAATTAAAGGGGAAAGTTGATATAGAAATTGTATTACAAGATGAGCGGCTTACCACTGTTGCAGCAGAAAGGATTCTATTAGAAGGGGATGTAAGCAGAAAAAATAGGAAAAAAGTAATAGATAAGGTTGCAGCTACTTATATACTTCAAAATTATTTGGATAGAAAATGA
- a CDS encoding aldo/keto reductase, producing the protein MDRIELGNTGIVVSRLCFGSLTMTPFQANLTIEEGAYLIQYAYSKGINFLDTAEIYDNYQYIRKALEGIDREDYVLATKCYAYTKEMAEKSLNKALKELNTDYIDIFMLHEQESIHTLRGHMEAIEYFLEAKKMGKIRSIGISTHKVEGVLGAISYDEIEIIHPIVNREGIGIQDGSVNDMLIAIKKAYNKGKGIYSMKPLGGGHLISQLEEAFNFVRNIPYIHSIAIGMQSKEEVDCNTSLIETGKISSELKRVLTSRKRNLVVADYCIGCGNCKSICKHNGIDIIDGKAVPNDNCILCSYCARGCPEFCIKIV; encoded by the coding sequence TTGGATAGAATAGAACTAGGAAATACTGGTATAGTAGTTTCAAGACTATGTTTTGGTTCTTTAACCATGACTCCTTTCCAAGCAAACTTAACTATTGAAGAAGGGGCTTACCTTATTCAATATGCCTATTCTAAGGGAATTAACTTCTTAGATACAGCTGAGATATATGATAATTACCAGTATATACGAAAGGCATTAGAAGGGATAGATAGAGAGGACTATGTATTAGCCACCAAATGCTATGCTTATACGAAAGAAATGGCAGAAAAGAGTTTAAACAAGGCTTTAAAAGAGCTTAATACAGATTATATAGATATTTTTATGCTCCATGAGCAGGAGAGTATCCATACTTTAAGAGGCCATATGGAGGCCATAGAATATTTTTTGGAAGCTAAGAAGATGGGTAAAATAAGAAGCATAGGCATTTCCACCCATAAAGTAGAGGGGGTATTAGGCGCAATAAGTTATGACGAAATCGAGATTATCCATCCTATAGTCAACAGGGAAGGAATTGGTATCCAGGATGGCAGTGTAAATGATATGTTAATAGCTATTAAAAAAGCATATAATAAGGGTAAAGGCATATATTCCATGAAACCTTTAGGAGGAGGCCATCTAATATCTCAGTTAGAAGAAGCTTTTAATTTTGTAAGAAATATTCCCTATATACATTCCATTGCCATAGGTATGCAATCTAAAGAAGAGGTAGATTGCAATACTAGTTTAATAGAAACAGGGAAAATTTCTTCTGAATTAAAAAGAGTTCTAACTAGCAGAAAGAGGAACCTGGTAGTAGCTGATTATTGTATAGGCTGCGGTAACTGTAAAAGTATATGTAAACACAATGGAATTGATATAATTGATGGAAAAGCTGTGCCAAATGACAATTGTATACTTTGCAGCTATTGTGCAAGAGGCTGTCCTGAATTTTGTATAAAGATTGTATAG
- a CDS encoding IreB family regulatory phosphoprotein, whose protein sequence is MSNNFNETMKFEAPKENINEARDIIITVYNALREKGYDPINQIIGYILSGDPTYITSHNNARSLIRKIERDELLEEILRNYLGEK, encoded by the coding sequence ATGAGTAATAATTTCAATGAGACCATGAAATTTGAGGCACCTAAAGAAAATATAAATGAGGCAAGGGATATAATTATTACAGTTTACAATGCTTTAAGGGAGAAGGGTTATGATCCAATTAATCAAATAATAGGTTATATACTGTCAGGAGATCCAACTTATATTACTAGTCATAATAATGCTAGAAGTTTAATCAGAAAAATTGAAAGAGACGAATTATTGGAGGAAATTTTACGGAACTATTTAGGAGAAAAATAG
- the alaS gene encoding alanine--tRNA ligase produces MKKIGLHEIRREFIEFFKGKDHLDLPSFSLVPKNDKSLLLINAGMAPLKPYFTGEKIPPSKRVVTCQKCIRTADIDNVGKTDRHATFFEMLGNFSFGDYFKKEAIQWAWEFLTENLQIPKERLWASIYLEDDEVYEIWNKVIGLDDSKIVRLGKEDNFWELEVGPCGPCSEIYVDRGEEYGCGKEECKPGCDCDRYIEVWNLVFTQFDKDESGNYYPLKNPNIDTGMGLERIAAVIEGADNIFEVKEIRKIINKVEMISDKKYGVDPKADVSIRVITDHARAMTFLVSDGVLPSNEGRGYVLRRLIRRAARHGKLLGINKPFLKDIVETVIDSWKVEYEEIKEREGQIKKVVQVEEEKFQETIHQGIHILEEYIKQILEHKGEYLDGEKAFKLYDTYGFPLDLTKEILEEKGLKVREDEFNKYMEEQRQRARKAREEYTDSGWKKGSPLEEIIGYDVVFRGYDILSLNTEVLDIFIDGNKVDEMEEGEEGIIILKETPFYGESGGQVGDIGFIENDGFKGKVIDTKRTKDETIIHFVKVEMGSLKVGDRVLAKVDEENRNNTMRNHSATHLLHQALREVLGDHVSQAGSIVLPNRLRFDFTHYEAVKEEELKKIERIVNEKILESLEVKTMEMSLDESEKMGVIGLFEDKYKDIVRVVQMGNYSKELCGGTHVANTSHIGLFKIISESSIAAGVRRIEAVTGKGVYEYLLELERDLDRIGYILKSNRKEIVNRIENIIEELKEKDKQIDSLKSKMALSIVDDIIDSKQVVNGMNLIVYKVENMDMNSLRDLGDKIRDKVKSCIVVLASVNDGKLSFVTMATKDLVEKGVHAGNIIREVAKITGGGGGGRPDMAQAGGKDISKVDEALNMVSTIITSQMK; encoded by the coding sequence ATGAAAAAAATTGGTTTACATGAGATTAGAAGAGAATTTATTGAATTTTTCAAAGGAAAAGACCACCTAGATTTACCAAGCTTTTCTTTAGTGCCTAAAAATGATAAAAGTTTATTACTTATCAATGCTGGTATGGCACCTTTAAAACCTTACTTTACTGGAGAGAAAATTCCACCAAGCAAAAGAGTGGTTACATGTCAGAAGTGTATTAGGACGGCAGATATTGATAATGTGGGTAAAACCGACAGACATGCAACTTTTTTTGAAATGCTAGGTAATTTTTCATTTGGCGATTATTTCAAAAAAGAGGCAATACAATGGGCTTGGGAGTTTTTAACAGAAAATTTGCAAATTCCTAAGGAAAGGTTATGGGCATCTATTTATCTGGAAGATGATGAAGTTTACGAGATATGGAATAAGGTTATTGGCTTAGATGATTCTAAAATTGTCCGATTGGGAAAAGAAGACAACTTTTGGGAACTTGAAGTAGGACCTTGTGGTCCCTGCTCTGAGATATATGTAGATAGGGGAGAAGAGTATGGTTGTGGCAAAGAAGAGTGTAAACCAGGTTGTGATTGCGATAGATATATAGAAGTATGGAATCTAGTTTTCACCCAGTTTGATAAAGATGAATCTGGAAACTATTATCCATTAAAAAATCCTAATATTGACACTGGAATGGGCTTAGAAAGAATAGCAGCAGTCATAGAAGGAGCCGATAATATATTTGAAGTTAAAGAGATCAGAAAGATTATTAACAAGGTGGAAATGATATCGGATAAGAAGTATGGAGTAGATCCAAAAGCAGATGTTTCTATAAGGGTTATAACTGACCATGCTAGGGCTATGACTTTCTTAGTTTCAGATGGAGTATTGCCAAGTAATGAAGGTAGAGGTTATGTTTTAAGGAGACTAATAAGGAGAGCGGCACGACATGGAAAACTATTGGGAATCAATAAGCCATTTCTAAAGGATATTGTTGAAACTGTTATAGATTCTTGGAAAGTGGAATATGAGGAGATTAAAGAAAGGGAAGGCCAGATAAAGAAAGTAGTACAGGTCGAAGAGGAGAAATTCCAAGAAACAATACATCAAGGAATTCACATATTGGAAGAATATATTAAGCAAATACTTGAGCATAAGGGAGAATATTTAGACGGAGAAAAGGCTTTTAAACTATATGATACTTATGGTTTCCCACTAGATTTAACTAAAGAAATATTAGAAGAAAAGGGTTTGAAGGTTAGAGAAGATGAATTTAATAAATATATGGAGGAACAAAGACAAAGAGCTAGAAAAGCTAGAGAAGAATATACCGATTCTGGTTGGAAGAAGGGAAGTCCTTTAGAAGAAATAATTGGATATGATGTAGTATTTAGAGGATACGATATATTATCTTTGAATACGGAAGTATTGGATATATTTATAGATGGAAATAAGGTTGATGAAATGGAAGAAGGGGAAGAAGGAATAATAATTTTGAAAGAAACCCCATTCTACGGTGAAAGCGGAGGTCAGGTTGGGGATATAGGTTTTATTGAAAACGATGGTTTTAAAGGAAAAGTAATAGATACTAAGCGAACTAAAGATGAAACGATTATCCATTTTGTAAAGGTTGAAATGGGAAGTCTAAAAGTTGGAGACAGGGTTTTAGCAAAAGTGGATGAAGAAAATAGAAATAATACTATGAGAAACCACTCTGCAACCCATTTACTACATCAGGCTTTAAGAGAAGTACTAGGCGACCACGTTTCCCAAGCTGGTTCCATTGTACTACCCAATAGATTGAGATTCGATTTTACTCATTATGAGGCAGTTAAGGAAGAAGAATTAAAGAAGATAGAAAGAATAGTAAATGAGAAGATATTGGAATCTTTAGAGGTAAAAACTATGGAGATGTCTTTAGATGAATCGGAAAAAATGGGGGTAATTGGACTATTTGAAGATAAGTATAAAGACATAGTTAGAGTTGTTCAAATGGGCAATTATTCTAAAGAGTTGTGTGGAGGGACCCATGTTGCTAATACTTCTCATATTGGGCTATTTAAGATCATTAGTGAGTCCAGTATTGCAGCTGGAGTAAGAAGAATTGAGGCTGTAACGGGCAAAGGTGTTTACGAATATTTACTAGAATTGGAACGAGACCTAGATAGAATAGGGTATATTTTGAAAAGTAATAGGAAGGAAATAGTAAATAGGATTGAAAATATAATTGAAGAGTTGAAAGAAAAGGACAAACAGATTGATTCTCTTAAATCTAAGATGGCATTGTCTATTGTAGATGATATAATCGATTCAAAACAAGTTGTAAATGGAATGAATCTAATTGTATATAAGGTTGAAAATATGGATATGAATAGCTTGAGAGATTTAGGTGATAAAATAAGGGATAAGGTAAAATCCTGTATAGTCGTATTAGCTAGTGTTAATGATGGAAAGTTATCCTTTGTTACAATGGCTACCAAGGATTTGGTCGAAAAAGGAGTTCATGCTGGCAATATTATCAGGGAGGTAGCTAAGATCACAGGCGGTGGTGGTGGCGGTCGTCCTGATATGGCACAAGCAGGAGGAAAGGATATCTCAAAAGTTGATGAAGCTTTAAATATGGTTTCAACAATTATTACATCACAGATGAAATAA
- a CDS encoding AI-2E family transporter, producing the protein MNVNSSVLIRNLVVVVTILLILIIYYLIHIGNRYVDDSNRIRINKKKILPAIFSIVIIYIFYFLAKRYSIIVDTIYTIITSAVLAYLFNPIVNYLEKRRISRGWGAIIVYLVIIGVILILSFSVFPRTAKEVRRFISILPMYFEKITDFIDDIYYRYYISIDNMPPIIQGIEAVILNSISNLESVIITSVSKFIEGIISTFSKVVSLILIPILTFYFIKDKEYFKANLYLLMPKKYRKEVKELSIEIDRVLSQFIRGRFILAVYVGIATTILLLILRIDFAVVIGIITGIADIIPYFGPFLGFLPAVFFAFVSSPIKALWVAIMFIGIQWVENNVLAPKIIGETTGMHPIIILLSLIIGGGVFGVMGMIFSVPVVAVFKILLGFFLERIRMKNL; encoded by the coding sequence ATGAATGTGAATTCGTCAGTTTTAATTAGGAACTTGGTGGTTGTTGTTACTATTCTATTGATTTTAATTATTTACTATTTAATACATATAGGAAATAGATACGTAGATGATAGCAACCGAATTAGAATAAATAAGAAAAAAATACTTCCAGCCATATTTTCAATTGTTATCATATATATTTTCTATTTTTTGGCTAAAAGATATAGTATAATAGTAGATACAATATATACTATAATAACCTCTGCGGTTTTAGCTTATTTATTTAATCCTATTGTAAATTATTTAGAAAAGCGTAGGATTTCAAGAGGCTGGGGAGCAATAATTGTCTATTTGGTTATTATAGGAGTAATACTCATACTATCTTTTTCCGTATTTCCAAGAACTGCAAAAGAAGTAAGGAGATTTATTAGCATTTTACCCATGTATTTTGAAAAAATAACAGATTTTATTGACGATATCTATTATAGATACTATATAAGTATTGATAATATGCCTCCTATTATACAGGGGATAGAAGCAGTTATTTTAAATAGCATCAGTAATTTAGAAAGTGTTATAATTACAAGTGTTAGCAAATTTATTGAAGGGATAATTTCTACTTTTTCAAAAGTAGTTAGCCTTATTTTAATACCAATATTGACTTTTTACTTCATTAAGGATAAAGAATATTTTAAGGCGAATTTGTACCTATTAATGCCAAAAAAATATAGAAAAGAGGTAAAAGAACTTTCTATAGAAATTGATAGAGTCTTAAGCCAATTTATTAGAGGTAGGTTTATTCTTGCAGTTTATGTAGGAATTGCTACTACCATTTTGCTATTAATATTACGTATAGATTTTGCTGTAGTTATTGGAATAATAACGGGAATTGCAGATATAATCCCATACTTCGGACCTTTTTTAGGCTTCTTGCCAGCAGTATTCTTTGCCTTTGTATCTAGTCCTATAAAGGCATTATGGGTAGCTATAATGTTTATTGGAATACAGTGGGTTGAGAACAACGTTTTGGCTCCAAAGATCATCGGTGAGACTACTGGAATGCATCCCATCATCATATTATTATCTTTAATAATTGGTGGCGGAGTTTTTGGAGTTATGGGGATGATATTTTCCGTCCCTGTAGTTGCGGTCTTTAAAATATTATTAGGTTTCTTTCTTGAAAGGATCAGAATGAAGAATTTATAG